The proteins below are encoded in one region of Methanosarcina barkeri 3:
- a CDS encoding pentapeptide repeat-containing protein, whose amino-acid sequence MFTIKESNLNEGYFEGTKLKRLNLPGAELMEVNLEGTNLKGANLKGANLKGANLKGANLEGADLSWAILRGANLEATNLIKANLKKANLKKANLKEADLFMANLEGANLKETHFLSFSQFSKVKTLYDAKLDEEFLILLKGKYPCLFKSLEQQFLEHQSSLLL is encoded by the coding sequence ATGTTTACTATCAAAGAATCAAACCTTAACGAAGGTTACTTTGAAGGAACTAAACTTAAAAGACTTAACCTTCCAGGTGCTGAGCTTATGGAGGTAAACCTTGAAGGAACTAATCTTAAAGGGGCTAACCTTAAAGGAGCTAATCTTAAAGGAGCTAATCTTAAAGGAGCTAACCTTGAAGGAGCTGACCTAAGTTGGGCTATACTTAGAGGAGCTAATCTTGAGGCGACTAACCTTATAAAGGCTAATCTTAAAAAAGCTAACCTTAAAAAAGCTAACCTTAAAGAGGCTGACCTTTTTATGGCTAATCTTGAGGGTGCTAATCTTAAAGAGACTCATTTTTTATCATTTAGTCAATTTTCAAAAGTAAAAACACTTTATGATGCAAAACTAGATGAAGAATTCCTAATACTATTAAAAGGGAAATACCCTTGCCTATTTAAATCACTAGAGCAACAGTTTTTAGAACATCAGAGCAGCCTCTTACTATAA
- a CDS encoding zinc ribbon domain-containing protein, which yields MSSTYSLQVSEALSPGDIKHIGLKSIISCQILKKYSRNQNFRSAKNVKLIIPSRAIRVDRKERTITIPCLKLSLNYQFSSNFTKIPQIEIDNIYAYVAVVFPDDEPKNSEHYIGVDRNTKGHIAVLADPESGKIWKLGKMRYHTHKKYENIKKRLYNMGKSKELKVVKIREKNIVKDLNHKISRKIVDIALYNECGIKLENLKGNRKLNSKIGDIGKGESNKSRKRKREKNRDKNRSKEINKYSIKSKNTTGKQSWSCEYSLNSWPFQQLQQFIEYKARLLGVEVVYVDPHATSKKCSRCGHKGNRHSKQFKCPYCGHVDHADVNAAFNIALTPKGSGQFPVERDTGKGSTDTPQRVLGRTIFSKRTARKETSPQFAWEVCQFLN from the coding sequence TTGTCTTCGACTTATTCACTTCAGGTATCTGAGGCTCTTTCTCCTGGAGATATAAAGCATATAGGCTTGAAGTCAATTATTTCCTGCCAGATTCTTAAGAAATATTCCCGAAATCAGAACTTCAGATCCGCAAAGAATGTGAAGTTGATTATTCCTTCTCGAGCAATCCGTGTTGACAGGAAGGAGCGAACCATTACAATTCCATGTTTAAAACTTTCACTGAACTATCAATTTTCCAGTAATTTTACAAAAATTCCCCAGATAGAAATCGATAACATCTATGCTTATGTAGCAGTTGTCTTCCCGGATGACGAGCCCAAAAATTCAGAGCACTATATAGGAGTTGATCGCAATACTAAAGGACATATTGCAGTTTTAGCGGATCCCGAATCAGGAAAAATCTGGAAGTTAGGAAAAATGCGATACCATACGCATAAAAAATACGAAAACATTAAAAAGCGGCTCTATAATATGGGCAAAAGTAAAGAATTAAAAGTTGTAAAAATTAGGGAAAAAAATATTGTAAAGGACTTGAACCATAAAATCAGCCGAAAGATTGTTGATATCGCTCTATATAACGAATGTGGTATTAAACTGGAAAACCTTAAAGGAAACCGAAAACTCAACAGCAAGATTGGAGATATAGGAAAAGGCGAGAGTAATAAAAGTAGAAAAAGAAAAAGGGAAAAAAATAGGGACAAAAACAGAAGTAAGGAAATCAACAAATATTCTATCAAAAGTAAAAACACAACCGGAAAACAATCATGGTCTTGTGAATACTCCCTGAACAGCTGGCCATTTCAGCAACTTCAGCAGTTTATTGAATACAAAGCCAGGCTGCTAGGAGTAGAGGTAGTTTATGTTGATCCCCATGCGACTAGCAAAAAATGCAGCCGCTGCGGACATAAAGGCAACCGACACAGCAAGCAATTTAAGTGTCCATACTGCGGACACGTTGACCATGCCGATGTTAATGCCGCCTTTAATATAGCATTGACGCCAAAAGGCAGCGGTCAATTCCCTGTAGAAAGAGATACAGGGAAAGGGAGCACTGATACCCCTCAACGGGTCTTAGGCCGTACCATCTTCAGTAAACGTACAGCCAGAAAAGAAACTTCTCCACAGTTTGCGTGGGAAGTATGTCAGTTTTTAAATTAA
- the fen gene encoding flap endonuclease-1: protein MGTDIGDLLQKRKVELSDLTNQVVAIDAFNTLHQFLSIIRQRDGSPLVDSAGRVTSHLSGLLYRTASLVEAGVKPLFVFDGKPPDLKSETLNRRKEVRESSREKWENAKAVGDLESAYKYAQASSKVNQEIVEDSKYLLNVMGVPFVQAPCEGEAQAAHMVLKKDANCVASQDYDSFLFGAPIVVRNLAVTGKRKLPGKNMYVDVEPEKIELDETLEALEITREQLIDIAICVGTDYNKGLEKVGPKTALKLIKKHGDIYSVLNEKKAEIEAVDQIRDIFLHPEVTDDYKIRWEKPDSEKLLEFLCEGHDFSIDRVGKAAERLKTASGARQKTLDQWF from the coding sequence ATGGGCACAGATATAGGCGACCTGCTCCAGAAAAGAAAAGTTGAGCTTTCGGATCTTACAAATCAGGTAGTTGCAATCGATGCATTTAATACGCTGCACCAGTTTTTGAGCATCATTCGCCAGCGGGATGGAAGTCCTCTGGTTGATTCTGCAGGGAGAGTAACCTCCCATCTCTCAGGCCTGCTCTACCGAACAGCGAGCCTTGTAGAAGCCGGTGTCAAACCTCTTTTTGTTTTTGACGGCAAACCTCCTGATCTCAAGTCCGAAACCCTGAACCGAAGAAAAGAAGTAAGGGAATCCTCCAGGGAAAAATGGGAGAATGCAAAAGCTGTAGGGGACCTGGAGTCGGCGTATAAGTATGCTCAGGCTTCTTCGAAAGTAAATCAGGAAATTGTTGAAGATTCCAAATATCTCCTCAACGTTATGGGAGTTCCCTTTGTTCAGGCCCCCTGCGAAGGCGAAGCACAGGCTGCACACATGGTTCTCAAAAAAGACGCCAACTGCGTTGCTTCGCAGGATTACGACTCCTTTCTTTTCGGGGCTCCGATTGTTGTCAGAAACCTGGCTGTAACAGGAAAACGGAAGCTTCCGGGAAAGAACATGTATGTTGATGTCGAACCAGAAAAAATCGAGCTGGACGAGACCCTCGAAGCCCTGGAAATTACACGGGAGCAGCTTATAGATATCGCTATCTGTGTGGGCACGGATTATAACAAAGGGCTGGAGAAAGTAGGCCCGAAAACAGCCCTTAAATTAATTAAAAAGCACGGGGATATTTATTCCGTACTTAACGAAAAAAAAGCAGAAATTGAAGCTGTGGATCAGATAAGAGACATTTTTCTCCATCCTGAAGTAACGGATGATTACAAAATAAGATGGGAAAAACCTGACTCTGAAAAACTTCTCGAATTTCTATGCGAGGGGCACGATTTCTCGATTGATAGGGTAGGAAAAGCTGCAGAACGACTTAAAACGGCCTCAGGAGCTAGACAGAAAACTCTTGATCAGTGGTTTTAA